A section of the Solea solea chromosome 17, fSolSol10.1, whole genome shotgun sequence genome encodes:
- the phip gene encoding PH-interacting protein isoform X3: MASDSTHIAQLTSELYFLIARFLEAGPCQKAAQTLIREVEEKELLPQRLDWTGQEHPGTYENLVKLNRHISPDHLLQVCSRVCPLLETEVPASVPGLISLLGAGRQNLLRTSKSECI, from the exons ATGGCTTCAGACAGTACACACATCGCGCAGTTGACTTCTG AACTGTACTTCCTAATAGCCCGATTTCTAGAAGCTGGACCGTGTCAAAAAGCTGCCCAG ACTCTGATaagggaggtggaggagaaggag CTGCTGCCACAAAGGTTGGACTGGACAGGACAGGAACACCCCGGGACGTACGAAAATTTG GTGAAGCTCAACCGGCACATCAGTCCAGACCACCTGCTGCAGGTCTGCTCCAGAGTTTGTCCACTGCTCGAGACAGAAGTTCCCGCCAGCGTGCCGGGGCTCATCAGTCTGTTGGGGGCCGGCAGGCAGAATCTCCTCCGCACCAGCAAGAGTGAGTGCATTTGA
- the hmgn3 gene encoding high mobility group nucleosome-binding domain-containing protein 3 isoform X3: MPKRKSPEGSEGKESSKVTKQEPTRRSERLSAKPIPSKAEVKPKKAIVKKVAEEKGAKAKKGSAKGKKEDGHTQNGETKNNEIYVSRPSVSVSSVRTTAPSLMSVRGQSDTVRVKGN, encoded by the exons TCTCCAGAGGGTTCTGAGGGCAAGGAGTCctccaaagtcacaaaacaagag CCCACCAGAAGGTCAGAGAGATTGTCAGCG AAACCTATTCCATCTAAGGCTGAGGTCAAGCCCAAGAAGGCCATCGTCAag AAGGTGGCTGAAGAGAAGGGGGCGAAGGCAAAGAAAGGCAGTGCGAAGGGTAAGAAGGAAGATGGCCACACCCAGAATGGAGAGACCAAGAACAATGAG atctatGTGTCTCGTCCGTCTGTCAGTGTGTCGTCCGTCAGAACCACAGCTCCCTCCTTGATGTCAGTGAGAGGGCAGAGTGATACAGTCAGAGTCAAGG gtaactga
- the phip gene encoding uncharacterized protein phip isoform X2: MASDSTHIAQLTSELYFLIARFLEAGPCQKAAQTLIREVEEKELLPQRLDWTGQEHPGTYENLVVKSKVEKGLCWASWLQLGGRFGAPWVSVPAWCAPWCAGEAQPAHQSRPPAAGLLQSLSTARDRSSRQRAGAHQSVGGRQAESPPHQQELQACGVEGLSTGCTSLWTTTGATSYLWEPT; encoded by the exons ATGGCTTCAGACAGTACACACATCGCGCAGTTGACTTCTG AACTGTACTTCCTAATAGCCCGATTTCTAGAAGCTGGACCGTGTCAAAAAGCTGCCCAG ACTCTGATaagggaggtggaggagaaggag CTGCTGCCACAAAGGTTGGACTGGACAGGACAGGAACACCCCGGGACGTACGAAAATTTG GTGGTGAAGTCaaaagtggaaaaggggctcTGCTGGGCGAGTTGGCTGCAGCTTGGGGGTCGTTTTGGGGCACCGTGGGTGTCGGTCCCAGCCTGGTGTGCACCGTGGTGTGCGG GTGAAGCTCAACCGGCACATCAGTCCAGACCACCTGCTGCAGGTCTGCTCCAGAGTTTGTCCACTGCTCGAGACAGAAGTTCCCGCCAGCGTGCCGGGGCTCATCAGTCTGTTGGGGGCCGGCAGGCAGAATCTCCTCCGCACCAGCAAGA gTTGCAAGCATGTGGTGTGGAAGGGCTCAGCACTGGCTGCACTTCACTGTGGACGACCACCGGAGCCACCAGTTATCTATGGGAGCCCACCTAA
- the hmgn3 gene encoding high mobility group nucleosome-binding domain-containing protein 3 isoform X2: MPKRKSPEGSEGKESSKVTKQEKPIPSKAEVKPKKAIVKKVAEEKGAKAKKGSAKGKKEDGHTQNGETKNNEIYVSRPSVSVSSVRTTAPSLMSVRGQSDTVRVKDNWLHQWPARENRQEGSTRGRSCKLTCTITRF, from the exons TCTCCAGAGGGTTCTGAGGGCAAGGAGTCctccaaagtcacaaaacaagag AAACCTATTCCATCTAAGGCTGAGGTCAAGCCCAAGAAGGCCATCGTCAag AAGGTGGCTGAAGAGAAGGGGGCGAAGGCAAAGAAAGGCAGTGCGAAGGGTAAGAAGGAAGATGGCCACACCCAGAATGGAGAGACCAAGAACAATGAG atctatGTGTCTCGTCCGTCTGTCAGTGTGTCGTCCGTCAGAACCACAGCTCCCTCCTTGATGTCAGTGAGAGGGCAGAGTGATACAGTCAGAGTCAAGG ACAACTGGCTCCACCAGTGGCCAGCCAGAGAAAACAGACAGGAGGGGTCCACTCGAGGGAGATCATGCAAACTCACATGCACAATCACAAGATTTTGA
- the hmgn3 gene encoding high mobility group nucleosome-binding domain-containing protein 3 isoform X1, translating into MPKRKSPEGSEGKESSKVTKQEPTRRSERLSAKPIPSKAEVKPKKAIVKKVAEEKGAKAKKGSAKGKKEDGHTQNGETKNNEIYVSRPSVSVSSVRTTAPSLMSVRGQSDTVRVKDNWLHQWPARENRQEGSTRGRSCKLTCTITRF; encoded by the exons TCTCCAGAGGGTTCTGAGGGCAAGGAGTCctccaaagtcacaaaacaagag CCCACCAGAAGGTCAGAGAGATTGTCAGCG AAACCTATTCCATCTAAGGCTGAGGTCAAGCCCAAGAAGGCCATCGTCAag AAGGTGGCTGAAGAGAAGGGGGCGAAGGCAAAGAAAGGCAGTGCGAAGGGTAAGAAGGAAGATGGCCACACCCAGAATGGAGAGACCAAGAACAATGAG atctatGTGTCTCGTCCGTCTGTCAGTGTGTCGTCCGTCAGAACCACAGCTCCCTCCTTGATGTCAGTGAGAGGGCAGAGTGATACAGTCAGAGTCAAGG ACAACTGGCTCCACCAGTGGCCAGCCAGAGAAAACAGACAGGAGGGGTCCACTCGAGGGAGATCATGCAAACTCACATGCACAATCACAAGATTTTGA
- the hmgn3 gene encoding high mobility group nucleosome-binding domain-containing protein 3 isoform X4: protein MPKRKSPEGSEGKESSKVTKQEPTRRSERLSAKPIPSKAEVKPKKAIVKKVAEEKGAKAKKGSAKGKKEDGHTQNGETKNNEVTEAAEEEEEEEEEEEEAEDEKA, encoded by the exons TCTCCAGAGGGTTCTGAGGGCAAGGAGTCctccaaagtcacaaaacaagag CCCACCAGAAGGTCAGAGAGATTGTCAGCG AAACCTATTCCATCTAAGGCTGAGGTCAAGCCCAAGAAGGCCATCGTCAag AAGGTGGCTGAAGAGAAGGGGGCGAAGGCAAAGAAAGGCAGTGCGAAGGGTAAGAAGGAAGATGGCCACACCCAGAATGGAGAGACCAAGAACAATGAG gtaactgaggcagcagaggaggaggaggaggaggaggaggaggaggaggaggcggaggatgAGAAGGCGTGA